In a single window of the Mugil cephalus isolate CIBA_MC_2020 chromosome 6, CIBA_Mcephalus_1.1, whole genome shotgun sequence genome:
- the plekhb2 gene encoding pleckstrin homology domain-containing family B member 2, with the protein MAMVKSGWLHRQSTILRRWKRNWFDLWADGRLVFYNDQQRRDLEDDIHMRVNCINIRSSAACQDLNPPEGKKRDSLLQIVCRDGRVISLCADSADDALAWTMALQDARINTVVATPQIGFAQEVTASAPPPYSEYAPPQVYAPGPYGDYVAPPPHATQIVYSADGQPYAVAYPYQYPGGYAAPGVNHVIIRERQRDDGGDVALGMLAGAATGLALGSLFSVF; encoded by the exons ATGGCTATGGTAAAGAGTGGCTGGCTCCATCGACAAA GTACCATATTGCGTCGGTGGAAAAGAAACTGGTTTGACTTATGGGCTGATGGACGGCTGGTGTTCTACAATGATCAACAACGGCGTGACTTGGAGGACGACATCCACATGAGGGTCAACTGCATTAACATCCGCAGCTCTGCCGCATGTCAGG ATCTGAACCCACCGGAGGGGAAGAAGCGCGATTCCCTGCTCCAGATAGTGTGCAGAGATGGACGGGTCATCAGTCTGTGTGCAGACAGTGCAGACGATGCTCT GGCATGGACCATGGCGCTCCAGGATGCCAGAATTAATACG GTGGTCGCTACTCCTCAGATTGGGTTTGCACAGGAAGTGACGGCGTCGGCTCCTCCACCTTACTCAGAATATGCTCCCCCACAG GTGTATGCCCCAGGCCCCTATGGAGACTATGTTGCACCTCCTCCACATGCCACACAGATTGTATACTCTGCTGATGGGCAGCCCTATGCTGTTGCTTATCCTTACCAGTACCCAG GTGGGTACGCTGCTCCTGGAGTGAACCACGTCATCATCCGAGAGCGTCAGCGCGACGACGGAGGAGACGTGGCTCTGGGCATGCTCGCTGGAGCAGCAACTGGTCTAGCACTcggctctctcttctctgtcttctaG